The genome window ACTGGTCCAGTGTAGAAAAATAAACCGTTTTGTCCATGGAAAAACTCATCAGAACATTTCCGTTTACCGGCCACAAAAGCTGGCTGTTCTCTGTGAAATTTACCTGAGATGTATTTCCTGATGTCTGGGCAGAGCTGCTGTCCGTCTGCTCATTTTCCTCTGTATTCGTCTCCTCCCCGGCAAATGGAACCTTCTCCTCCGTGGCGGGATCCTGCGTATCTTCTTCCTCTTCCTGTGCTTTTTTTGCATCTGCATTTGCCGCCTCCGCCAGATCTTTGGCAGCCTGCTTTCTTGCCTCCAGTTCCTCTTTCGTCTGTTCCATCTCCAGCTTTGTCCTCTCACGGTAATTACTCCATGTATAGACTCCTGTAATTGCCACCACGGCCACAAAACAGGTCACAAGACCAACAGCGGCGCGTCTTTTTGCTCTCCCTTTGGACTGCTGTTTTTTGTTGTTATTATTATTGTTCATGTTCATCACCTCTGACCATATTTTTGCCAGAAAATGAACGCCTTATTCTGATTCGAAGACATTTTTTATAATAGTCAGATGCCATTGTAAACTACTTACATCAATTACCTATCATATATGATGTTGAGGTCAAAAAATATTTTGACCCCTATGATATACGGATTACTCCACCCTACATCGTCACAATCTCCGCCACTTCCTCCAATGTAGTCCCTTCAAAAAAATAATTCAGAATCTCTTCGCATGTACTCCCGTCCTGTGCCATTTTCGCCGCTGTATACTGGCTCATTCCCAGACCATGCCCGATTCCCTTCACAGTCACCCGAATCTGCTGATCCATCACCTGCAGAGTAAAGCATGCCGATGTCAGATGATAGGTATCCCTGAATTGCTCCCCTCCCACCGTTTCCTTACCGCATCTTATCTCCATCGTATACCCCGCGCTGTCCGTCTTCGTCACTTCCATATCAGTCCCCTGAATCATAGATGTCGTCATCGCACCTTCCGCCTCAACATCGGCGGGACAATCCTTCATGACCAGATACGGATAATCCTCCGTCCCGAACACCTCATTTCCCACTCTTGTCTTCCCGTTACTCAGCTTATGATAGGGGGTAAATGCGAGACTGCCGTTATACATCAGCACCTGTCCCTTCGTATCGTCCCAGGCTTTTTTCAGTTTCTCATAATTTTCCCCGTATTTTCCCTCTCCCCAACCGGTTTTCATCTGACTTCTTGTCCAATACCCTTTCGTCAGCACCGTGTCGCTTCCTTCCTCCTGGATACTTTTATAAATGCTTGTACGAATGAGCACCGCCTGAGCCTTCAAAGCCTCTGCTCCCACTTCCGGGTCGATTTCCTTTGCCAGCACCCCGATCCCATACTCGTCAAGCGGCAGCCGCTTCTCACTCTCATTTCGCTTTACTGTTACGTAGGGACTGTTCCCGTCCTGACTCACACTAATTCCGTTTCCATTCATGAACACCGTGACCACATACGGAAGTAATAAAATAATAATCAGGAAATATCCTGTCTGCTTCAACATTTTCTTCATAAATTGTAAAACCTCCCATACCAATGTATGAGAGGTTTTGTAAATTTATTCGAACTTCACAGTGCAGTAAGCTCACAATACCGGCTCATTTGCCTTATGAAAATTCAATCTGACAAATCCGCCTTCTTTATTTTTCATACTGATTCGGTTCCACCGTTACCCGATCCAGTTTCCAGATATCGTCCACATATTCCTGAATGGTTCTGTCAGATGTGAACTTGCCGCAGGAGGCAGTGTTAAGAAGCGCCATTCTTGCCCATCTTTCGGTGTCACGGTATGCTTCTTCTACCCGTTTCTGGGCGTCAGCGTATGCACGGAAATCTTTAAGGATAAAGTACATATCCGGGCGCGGACTTCCCTGGGTGTTAAGGAGTGAATTATACAGGTCGCGGAACATCTCATGATCGCCGTGAGAATAGGTTCCGTCCATAAGCTGGTCGACAACTCTCTTAAGCTCCCAGTCATTGAAGTAGATTTCCTGCGGATTGTAACCGCCATGGTTCTCGTAATTGATAACCTCATCAGAACTGAGACCGAAAATAAATGCATTTTCGATTCCGACCTCTTCCACAATCTCCACATTTGCTCCGTCCATGGTTCCCAGTGTCGGCGCACCATTTAACATGAACTTCATGTTACCTGTACCGGACGCCTCTTTCGATGCAGTAGAGATCTGCTCACTCACGTCTGCTGCCGCAAAGATCATTTCCGCATTGGATACACGGTAATCTTCGATAAATACCACTTTCAGTTTTCCGTTAATGCTGCGGTCATTATTTACCACATCAGCTACAGAGTTGATCAGCTTAATGATCTGTTTTGCACGGATATATCCTGCAGATGCCTTTGCGCCAAAGATGAAGGTTCTCGGATAGAACGGCATCTCCGGGTGCTCCTTGATCAGGTTATACAGATACATTACATGCAAAATGTTAAGCAGCTGACGTTTATACTCATGCAGACGTTTTACCTGTACGTCAAAAATAGATCTCGGATCGACTTCAACCCCATTATGCTCCAGGATATAAGCAGCCAGACGCTCTTTGTTCTTGTACTTGATATCCATAAACTCCGCTCTTGCCTTCGGATCATCTGCCAGCGGTTTCAGCTTCGCCATCTGAGACAGATCTGTGATCCAGCCGTCTCCGATATGAGCGGTCACCCAGTCAGCTAAAAGCTGATTTCCATGAAGAAGGAATCTTCTCTGTGTAATACCATTCGTCTTATTGTTAAATTTCTGCGGCATCATCTCATAGAAATCTTTCAGTTCCTGATTTTTCAGAATCTCCGTGTGCAGACGTGCCACGCCATTTACGGAGTATCCCGCAACGATAGCCAGATGTGCCATCTTGACCTGGCCGTCACGAAGAATTGCCATCTTGCGGACTTTCTCCTCATTGCCCGGATACATCTGACGGATCTTTTCTACAAAACGGCGGTCGATCTCCTGAATGATCTGGTATACACGCGGCAGAAGTCTTGAAAACAGGTCGATTGGCCATTTCTCCAGAGCCTCAGCCATAATCGTATGGTTCGTATAAGCGACCGTTTTTGTGGTAACCTCCCATGCTTCGTCCCACTCCAGGCCTTCCTCGTCGATCAGAAGACGCATAAGCTCTGCAACAGCAACAGTCGGGTGGGTATCATTCATCTGAATGGTCACCTTTTCATATAATTTGCGGACGTCGTCATGTTTCTTCTTATATCTTGCAAGGAGTGCCTGCAAACTCGCGGAAATAAAGAAATACTGCTGTTTCAGACGAAGCTCTTTTCCTGCATAATGATTATCATTCGGATAAAGGACCTCAACAATATTCTTAGCCAGGTTTTCCTGCTCAATCGCTTTGTGGTACTCGCCGCGGTCAAAGGAATCCAGGTTGAACTCTGTGATCGCTTTCGCGTCCCAGATACGAAGCGTATTTACCACATGGTTGCCGTAACCTACAATCGGCATATCATATGGAATCGCAAGTACGGATTCATAATTTTCCTGAATGAAGTTATTTCTCCTGGTCTTCTCGTCATATTCAATACGAATCGTTCCGCCGAAACGTACTTCCTTCGCATACTCATCACGGCGCAGTTCGAACGGATTTCCGTCTCTCAACCAGTTATCCGGAGTCTCCACCTGATAGCCGTTTTTAATTTTCTGCTTGAACATACCGTAGCGGTAACGGATACCGCAGCCGTATGCCGCATATCCCAGAGACGCCAGAGAATCCAAAAAGCAGGCTGCCAGACGTCCCAGACCACCATTTCCAAGTGCAGCGTCCGGTTCCTGATCCTCAATCGCATTCAGATCGATTCCCATCTCATCGAGAGCCTCTTTCACTTCATTGTAAGCGGTCATGTTGATCAGGTTGTTTCCCAGCGCACGCCCCATAAGGAACTCCATAGACATATAGTAAACAGTCTTCGGATCTTCCTTCTCATACGTTTTCTGCGTATCCAGCCAGTCATCGACGATCGCTTCCTTTACCGCATAAGAAACCGCCTGGAAAATCTGCTGCGGGGTAGCCTCATCAATATCACGGCGGTAAAGGGTACGCACGTTATCCTTTACTTCCTGTTTAAATGTTTCCTTTTCAAATCTTTTGCTCATTTTATACATTTTTTTTATTCCCTCCGTATCGTTGCCTAATCATGCTGCCTGATCTTGCATAGGCTGCGTTTCAAATGTTTTATCATAAAACAATCTATTTTCGATCAACCTATCTTACGACACCCATATTTACAACTTCGCCGTTAATCTTCCACTCTTTCACATAACCTGCCGGCTCGGCCTTCGTGACGCTTACTGCCAGCGTCTCACCGCCGATCTCCTCAGCAAATTTTGCAAATACAGCTTCCGCCTTCTCGCTTCCGTCATAGGTCACCTTAATCTTGTCAGTCACTTCAAAATCAGCTTCTTTACGCATGGTCTGGATCTTGCTGATGATCTCTCTTACAAAACCTTCCTCCAAAAGCTCTTCTGTCAGATTCGTATCCAGGACAACGGTGATACCATAATCGCTTTCAGATACGTAACCCTCTGTCTGAGCCATATCGATCAACAGGTCTTCCTTAAATAAGGTTACTTCCTGTCCGTTAATATCCAGCTTCAGAGAACCATTTGCATTAAGTTCGTCCATCGCCGCATTGCCGTCAAGACTATTCAGCGCATTCTTGATGCCTCCAAGCAGCTTTCCATACTTCGGTCCAACCGTCTTAAGCTGCGGTTTGAAGGTATAAGAGGTAAATGCTCTTACATCTTCAGTAATTTCCATCTCTTTCACATTCAGCTCATCGGTGATGATATCCTGGTAAAACTTCTCCAGAGCCGGAATACCTTTTACAAACATTTTCCCGATCGGCTGACGGTTCTTGATATTTGCAGTGTTACGGCACGCACGTCCCATAACGACTACCTTCAGGACAAGATCCATATTTTCTTCCAGTTTTTTGTCGATGTAAGCCGTATCTACTTCCGGGAAATCACAAAGATGAATACTTTCCGGAGCGCTCTGATCCAGGCTTCTCACCAGATTC of Roseburia hominis contains these proteins:
- a CDS encoding peptidoglycan DD-metalloendopeptidase family protein, whose protein sequence is MNNNNNNKKQQSKGRAKRRAAVGLVTCFVAVVAITGVYTWSNYRERTKLEMEQTKEELEARKQAAKDLAEAANADAKKAQEEEEDTQDPATEEKVPFAGEETNTEENEQTDSSSAQTSGNTSQVNFTENSQLLWPVNGNVLMSFSMDKTVYFSTLDQYKYNPALILSGAVGDNVIAAAPGTVKSIDVLPQVGTTVTIDMGNGYECLYGQLKEVPVKVGDYVAASTVIGYLSEPTKYYSVEGCNLYFEMRKDGQPVNPMDYMAEE
- a CDS encoding SpoIID/LytB domain-containing protein — protein: MKKMLKQTGYFLIIILLLPYVVTVFMNGNGISVSQDGNSPYVTVKRNESEKRLPLDEYGIGVLAKEIDPEVGAEALKAQAVLIRTSIYKSIQEEGSDTVLTKGYWTRSQMKTGWGEGKYGENYEKLKKAWDDTKGQVLMYNGSLAFTPYHKLSNGKTRVGNEVFGTEDYPYLVMKDCPADVEAEGAMTTSMIQGTDMEVTKTDSAGYTMEIRCGKETVGGEQFRDTYHLTSACFTLQVMDQQIRVTVKGIGHGLGMSQYTAAKMAQDGSTCEEILNYFFEGTTLEEVAEIVTM
- a CDS encoding glycogen/starch/alpha-glucan phosphorylase, whose translation is MYKMSKRFEKETFKQEVKDNVRTLYRRDIDEATPQQIFQAVSYAVKEAIVDDWLDTQKTYEKEDPKTVYYMSMEFLMGRALGNNLINMTAYNEVKEALDEMGIDLNAIEDQEPDAALGNGGLGRLAACFLDSLASLGYAAYGCGIRYRYGMFKQKIKNGYQVETPDNWLRDGNPFELRRDEYAKEVRFGGTIRIEYDEKTRRNNFIQENYESVLAIPYDMPIVGYGNHVVNTLRIWDAKAITEFNLDSFDRGEYHKAIEQENLAKNIVEVLYPNDNHYAGKELRLKQQYFFISASLQALLARYKKKHDDVRKLYEKVTIQMNDTHPTVAVAELMRLLIDEEGLEWDEAWEVTTKTVAYTNHTIMAEALEKWPIDLFSRLLPRVYQIIQEIDRRFVEKIRQMYPGNEEKVRKMAILRDGQVKMAHLAIVAGYSVNGVARLHTEILKNQELKDFYEMMPQKFNNKTNGITQRRFLLHGNQLLADWVTAHIGDGWITDLSQMAKLKPLADDPKARAEFMDIKYKNKERLAAYILEHNGVEVDPRSIFDVQVKRLHEYKRQLLNILHVMYLYNLIKEHPEMPFYPRTFIFGAKASAGYIRAKQIIKLINSVADVVNNDRSINGKLKVVFIEDYRVSNAEMIFAAADVSEQISTASKEASGTGNMKFMLNGAPTLGTMDGANVEIVEEVGIENAFIFGLSSDEVINYENHGGYNPQEIYFNDWELKRVVDQLMDGTYSHGDHEMFRDLYNSLLNTQGSPRPDMYFILKDFRAYADAQKRVEEAYRDTERWARMALLNTASCGKFTSDRTIQEYVDDIWKLDRVTVEPNQYEK